The segment TGTAGAGGAATTAACAGTAATTTCAACTACGGGTACCTGGAGAATTAGCAGTTATGTAGAGGAAGGTAACAATGAAACCAATCATTTTACGAACTACACTTTTACATTTAAACAAGACGGAACAGTAACGGCGGTTAATGCTGAATCCACAATTAACGGCACCTGGTCGATCTCTGATGACGATGACGATGATGATGACAATCCTTCAACAGATTCAGATAAAGATTTCGTGCTTAACTTTAACGTAGGAGAGGATGAAGATTTTGATGATCTCAATGATGACTGGGATATCGAAAACTACACCGCCAACAAAATAAGCCTGATCGACATAAGCGGCGGAAACGGCGGAACAGACAAACTGGTATTCGAAAAAAATTAAAAGTTATTAAACTCAATAAAAAAACCCGCTTCGAAAGAAGCGGGTTAATTATATAATCTAACGTCTAAAATCTAACGTCTAACGTCTAAGATCTAAAACTACATCATTCCGGGCATTCCACCGCCCATTCCGCCTGGCATTCCACCACCACCGGATTCTTCTTTGATGTCTATAAGAGCACACTCTGTAGTAAGGATCATACCAGAAACAGAAGCAGCGTTCTCAAGAGCAATTCTTGTAACTTTCTTAGGGTCTATAATCCCTGCAGTCATCATATCTACATAAGTATTGGTTTTAGCGTCATAACCGTAGTTATCTTTACCTTCCAGTACTTTGTTGATAACAACAGAACCTTCACCACCCGCATTTTCTACAATTGTACGCAATGGAGATTCAATAGCCCTGTTAACTATCTGGATACCTGTAGCTTCATCGGCATTATCACCCTGTAGGTTTTCTAATGCTTTCTTGGCACGTACAAGCGCAACACCACCACTTAAGCAACAATACCTTCTTCAATGGCTGCACGCGTAGCGTTCAATGCATCGTCTACACGGTCTTTCTTTTCTTTCATTTCAACTTCAGAAGCAGCACCTACATAAAGTACGGCAACACCACCTGAAAGTTTTGCAAGACGCTCCTGTAATTTTTCCTTATCATAGTCAGAAGTAGTAGTTTCTATCTGAGCTTTGATTTGGTTTACACGTTCTTTAATTCCGGTTTGGTCACCAGATCCGTTTACAACAGTAGTGTTATCCTTGTCTATTGCAACTTTCTCTGCACTTCCAAGCATATCTATAGTAGCGTTCTCAAGAGAGAAACCTCTTTCTTCAGAAATTACGGTACCACCTGTAAGGATAGCGATATCTTCAAGCATTGCTTTTCTACGGTCACCAAAACCAGGAGCTTTTACAGCTGCGATCTTAAGTGATCCACGAAGTTTGTTTACAACAAGAGTAGCAAGAGCTTCCCCGTCAACATCCTCAGCAATGATCAATAATGGTTTTCCGCTTTGAGCTACTTAGCTCAAGTACAGGAAGAAGGTCTTTCATAGAAGAGATCTTCTTGTCATATAAAAGGATATAAGGATCTTCAAGATCTGAAGTCATTTTTTCGCTGTTAGTCACGAAGTATGGAGAAAGGTATCCGCGGTCAAACTGCATTCCTTCCACAACATCAACGTGAGTATCAGTTCCTTTTGCTTCCTCAACAGTGATTACACCATCTTTTCCAACTTTTTCAAAAGCCTGAGCGATCAATTCCCCAATGTGGTCATCATTGTTAGCAGAAATAGAAGCAACCTGCTTTATTTTTTCAGAAGAGTTTCCTACTTCTTTAGTTTGCTCAGATAGGTTTTCGGTAATAGCCTGTACAGCTTTGTCTATTCCACGCTTAAGGTCCATAGGGTTTGCACCTGCGGCCACGTTTTTCAAACCTTCTTTTACTATTGCCTGGGCAAGAACAGTGGCAGTGGTAGTACCGTCACTTAAGCAAGATCATTGGTTTTAGAAGCTACTTCTTTTACCATTTGAGCTCCCATGTTCTCCAGTGCATCTTCCAACTCGATTTCTTTTGCAACACTTACCCCGTCTTTAGTTACAGTTGGTGCTCCAAAGGATTTGCTAATAATTACGTTACGACCTTTAGGTCCTAAAGTTACTTTTACAGCATTTGCCAATGCATCTACCCCGCGCTTAATTCCATCACGGGCTTCAAGATTGTACTTAATATCTTTTGCCATTTTTTATTCGTTTTTTATTGCTTCTCTTAAGGAGAAGAAATGTTAGTTAAAATTTTTAGTCAGTTTTTCTGTCCGCTGTAGAAGTGAGGACAGGATAGGATTTACACAATTGCAAGAATATCGTCTTCCCGCATGATTAGATAATCTTTCCCTTCCAGTTTTAGCTCGGTACAGCGTATTTTCCATAAAGAACTTCATCCCCGACTTTCACGGTCATGTCGTGCTTTTTGCTGCCTTTACCAACAGCTACTACTGTTCCTTTTTGTGGTTTTTCTTTTGCTGTTTCAGGAATGTAAATACCAGAAGCGGTTTTAGTCTCTGCGGCTGCAGGTTCAATAACAACCCTGTCTGAAAGAGGTTTAATGTTTAAAGCCATTTGTGTAATGTATTTTAAGTTAATTAATTTATTCTATGTGTGTCGTAATTGACCAAAATTATGCCATTGAACATTTCCTGACATAAGGCAAAAAAAAATGCCAGCTTGTCATAAGTAAGCATTTACAATGTCTTTAGGTGTTACTACTGGTTTTCCTCAGCATCTGCCTGGGGAACCACTCCTTCTTCTTCAGGATTGGCTACAGGTTGCCTGTATTGGTTGGGGAACGTTTGTTTCCACTTCCTGCTGCCCGTCAATTACCCGTGATTCTGCAGTAGCAGTACCATCAAGAATGGTCACATTTGATAAAAGGATCAAAACCAACAGTAAAGTTGCCAGGGTCCAGGTACTTTTATCTAAAAAGTCTGTAGTTTTCTTTACTCCTCCTAATTGTGCTCCACCGCCACCG is part of the Antarcticibacterium sp. 1MA-6-2 genome and harbors:
- the secG gene encoding preprotein translocase subunit SecG produces the protein MSTFTIFLALIIIVAFLLIVVIMVQNPKGGGLSSSFGGGGGAQLGGVKKTTDFLDKSTWTLATLLLVLILLSNVTILDGTATAESRVIDGQQEVETNVPQPIQATCSQS